The following proteins come from a genomic window of Helicobacter canadensis MIT 98-5491:
- the typA gene encoding translational GTPase TypA: MQEIRNIAVIAHVDHGKTTLVDGLLRQSGTFASHEQIDERVMDSNDIEKERGITILSKNTAIRYKDTKINIIDTPGHADFGGEVERVLKMVDGVLLLVDAQEGVMPQTKFVVKKALALGICPIVVVNKIDKPAAQPDRVIDEVFDLFAAMGANEKQLDFPVVYAAARDGYAIKNLEDEKKDLGPLFDAILEHVPLPSGNKENPLQIQIFTLDYDNYVGKIGIARIFNGKVKKGENVMLAKSNGEKITGKITKLIGFYGLARTEIDEAQAGDIVALAGFHSVNVGDSIVDPNNPIPLDPMHLEEPTMSVNFAVNDSPFAGLEGKHVTANKLKERLEKEMQTNIAMKVEELGEGKFKVSGRGELQITILAENLRREDFEFSISRPEVIIKEIDGQKCEPFESLVIDTPQDYSGSVIEKLGRRKAELKAMNPMGEGYTRLEFEIPARGLIGYRSEFLTDTKGEGVMNNSFLEFRPFSGNVETRNNGALISMENGEATPFSLGNIQERGVLFIPPQTKVYVGMIIGEHSRENDLDVNPVKAKHLTNMRASGSDDAIKLTPPRDLNLERALEWIEEDEILEVTPKNIRIRKKVLDPTQRKRKNK, translated from the coding sequence ATGCAGGAAATAAGAAATATCGCAGTTATCGCGCATGTTGATCACGGAAAAACCACTTTAGTTGATGGATTGCTTAGACAATCAGGGACTTTTGCAAGTCATGAACAAATCGATGAGCGTGTAATGGATAGCAATGATATAGAAAAAGAAAGAGGAATCACCATTCTTTCTAAAAATACCGCCATTAGATATAAAGATACCAAGATTAATATTATAGATACTCCCGGACACGCCGATTTTGGGGGAGAAGTTGAGCGTGTTTTAAAAATGGTTGATGGTGTTTTATTGCTAGTGGATGCTCAAGAAGGAGTAATGCCACAAACTAAGTTTGTTGTTAAAAAAGCACTTGCACTAGGGATTTGCCCTATTGTTGTAGTGAATAAAATTGACAAACCAGCAGCACAACCAGATAGAGTGATTGATGAAGTTTTTGATTTATTTGCTGCTATGGGAGCTAATGAAAAACAGCTAGATTTTCCGGTGGTTTATGCTGCTGCAAGAGATGGTTATGCAATAAAGAATCTAGAAGATGAAAAAAAAGACTTAGGACCACTTTTTGATGCGATTTTAGAGCATGTGCCGCTTCCCAGCGGAAACAAAGAAAATCCTTTGCAAATTCAAATTTTTACTTTAGATTATGATAATTATGTAGGTAAGATTGGGATTGCTAGAATCTTTAATGGTAAAGTTAAAAAAGGCGAAAATGTAATGCTTGCAAAAAGCAATGGAGAGAAAATCACAGGAAAAATTACCAAACTCATTGGTTTTTATGGTTTAGCAAGAACCGAAATTGATGAAGCACAAGCAGGTGATATTGTTGCTTTAGCAGGTTTTCATTCTGTCAATGTGGGTGATTCTATTGTTGATCCTAATAACCCTATTCCACTTGATCCTATGCACTTAGAAGAACCAACAATGAGTGTTAATTTTGCGGTTAATGATTCACCTTTTGCAGGATTAGAAGGCAAACATGTTACAGCTAATAAACTCAAAGAACGCTTAGAAAAAGAAATGCAAACTAATATTGCTATGAAAGTTGAAGAATTGGGTGAAGGGAAATTTAAAGTAAGTGGTAGGGGTGAGTTGCAAATCACGATTCTAGCAGAAAATTTAAGACGCGAAGATTTTGAATTTAGTATTTCACGCCCTGAGGTTATCATCAAAGAAATTGATGGGCAAAAATGCGAACCTTTTGAATCTTTAGTGATTGATACGCCTCAAGATTATTCTGGAAGCGTGATTGAAAAACTAGGACGCAGAAAAGCTGAACTTAAAGCGATGAATCCAATGGGAGAAGGCTATACAAGATTAGAATTTGAAATTCCTGCAAGGGGATTAATAGGCTATAGAAGTGAGTTTTTAACAGATACTAAAGGAGAAGGGGTAATGAATAATAGCTTTTTAGAGTTTCGCCCCTTTAGTGGCAATGTTGAAACCCGAAATAATGGTGCTTTAATCTCTATGGAAAATGGAGAAGCTACTCCATTTTCTTTGGGAAATATTCAAGAAAGAGGAGTTTTGTTTATCCCACCACAAACTAAAGTGTATGTGGGAATGATTATTGGGGAACACTCAAGAGAAAATGATCTAGATGTTAATCCTGTGAAAGCGAAACATTTAACTAATATGCGTGCTAGTGGAAGTGATGATGCTATCAAACTCACTCCTCCAAGAGATTTAAATTTAGAGAGAGCTTTAGAGTGGATTGAAGAAGATGAAATCTTAGAGGTTACTCCAAAAAATATCCGAATCCGCAAAAAAGTGCTTGATCCAACACAAAGAAAAAGAAAAAACAAATAA
- a CDS encoding ribonucleoside-diphosphate reductase subunit alpha, which yields MLTVIKRDGRIEPLDVTKIQKYTRDSVVGLEGVSQSELEVDAKLHFRDKITTEEIQQTLIKTAVDKIDIDCPNWTFVAARLFLYDLYHRVNGFNGYKSLKEYLEIGEKENRIIKGMKEKFNLEKLNLKIDPKRDLQFTYLGIKTLYDRYLLKDKKGQPIELPQHMFMAIAMFLAQNEKDPTYWAEQFYDLLSKFEVMAATPTLSNARTPRHQLSSCYIGSTPDNIEGIFDSYKEMALLSKYGGGIGWDFSKIRGLGSFIDGHKNAAGGVIPFLKITNDIAIAVDQLGTRKGAIAVYLEPWHSDIFDFVDIKKNSGEERRRAHDLFPALWIPDLFMKRVAEDGLWNLFDALTCADLTNLYGEAFEKRYKEYENNPDIPKETIKAKDLWKRILTSYFEVGSPFLCFKDNANRANPNSHTGIIRSSNLCTEIFQNTEPNKCFIRVEFEDGTIEDYEEYQEVKTDCGIIKSSNKITSTDSINGKKVFIAQRESIDGKTAVCNLASINLSKINTKEDIERVVPVAIRMLDNVIDLNFYPNRKVKVTNLDTRAIGLGVMGEAQMLAENKIQWGSQKHLEKIDEIMEMISYNAISASCKLAQEKGVYNDFANSSWSKGIFPIDKANSEAKALVDRGGLFGFVYDWDSLREEVKTKGIRNGYLMAIAPTSSISILVGTTQTIEPIYKRKWFEENLSGLIPVVAPNLSLENWNYYTSAYEIDQTLIIKAAAIRQKWIDQGQSTNIFISLDKASGRYLNDIYSLAWRLGLKSTYYLRSQSVEAENTTSAIDRSIECEGCQ from the coding sequence ATGCTAACAGTTATTAAAAGAGATGGAAGAATCGAGCCGCTTGATGTTACTAAAATCCAAAAATATACTCGTGATTCAGTGGTGGGATTAGAAGGGGTCTCTCAAAGTGAATTAGAAGTTGATGCTAAATTGCATTTTCGTGATAAAATTACCACAGAAGAAATTCAGCAAACGCTTATTAAAACTGCTGTAGATAAAATTGATATTGATTGCCCTAATTGGACTTTTGTTGCGGCTAGATTATTTTTGTATGATCTTTATCATAGAGTTAATGGATTTAATGGCTATAAAAGTTTAAAAGAATACTTAGAGATTGGGGAAAAAGAAAATCGAATCATCAAGGGTATGAAAGAGAAATTTAACCTTGAAAAACTTAATTTAAAAATTGATCCTAAAAGAGATTTACAATTCACTTACCTTGGTATTAAAACCCTCTATGATAGATACTTGCTTAAAGATAAAAAAGGGCAACCTATTGAATTACCACAACATATGTTTATGGCAATAGCAATGTTTTTAGCTCAAAATGAAAAAGATCCAACTTATTGGGCAGAGCAATTTTATGATTTACTTTCAAAATTTGAAGTGATGGCTGCTACCCCTACTCTATCCAATGCACGAACACCACGCCATCAGCTAAGTTCTTGTTATATTGGAAGCACACCAGATAATATTGAAGGTATTTTTGATTCTTATAAAGAAATGGCACTTTTAAGTAAATATGGCGGAGGAATTGGTTGGGATTTCTCTAAAATTCGAGGTTTGGGAAGCTTTATTGATGGACATAAAAACGCTGCAGGTGGAGTGATACCTTTTTTGAAAATTACCAATGACATTGCTATTGCAGTGGATCAGTTAGGCACTAGAAAAGGTGCTATTGCCGTGTATTTAGAGCCTTGGCATAGTGATATTTTTGATTTTGTAGATATTAAGAAAAATAGTGGAGAAGAACGACGCAGAGCTCACGATTTATTCCCTGCTTTGTGGATTCCAGATTTATTTATGAAGCGTGTTGCGGAAGATGGTTTGTGGAATCTTTTTGATGCCTTAACTTGTGCAGATTTAACCAATCTTTATGGTGAAGCTTTTGAAAAACGCTACAAAGAATATGAAAATAATCCAGATATTCCTAAAGAAACTATTAAAGCAAAAGATTTGTGGAAGAGAATCTTAACAAGCTATTTTGAAGTGGGTTCTCCCTTTTTATGTTTTAAAGATAATGCCAATAGGGCAAATCCTAATTCACACACTGGAATTATTAGAAGTTCTAACCTTTGCACAGAAATTTTTCAAAACACTGAACCCAATAAATGTTTTATTCGAGTTGAATTTGAAGATGGCACTATTGAGGATTATGAAGAATATCAAGAAGTTAAGACAGATTGTGGCATTATTAAATCATCTAATAAAATTACCTCCACAGATAGCATCAATGGTAAAAAAGTCTTCATCGCTCAAAGAGAATCCATAGATGGCAAAACTGCTGTATGTAACCTTGCTTCTATTAATCTTTCTAAAATCAACACTAAAGAAGATATTGAACGCGTTGTCCCAGTTGCCATTAGAATGCTTGATAATGTGATTGACTTAAACTTTTATCCTAATCGCAAAGTGAAAGTTACCAATCTTGACACTAGGGCAATTGGACTTGGAGTGATGGGTGAAGCTCAAATGTTAGCTGAAAATAAAATTCAATGGGGTAGCCAAAAGCATCTAGAAAAAATTGATGAGATTATGGAAATGATTAGCTATAATGCAATTAGTGCAAGTTGCAAACTCGCACAAGAAAAGGGCGTCTATAATGATTTTGCAAATTCTTCGTGGTCAAAAGGTATTTTTCCAATAGATAAAGCCAATTCTGAAGCAAAAGCATTAGTAGATAGAGGCGGTCTTTTTGGTTTTGTTTATGATTGGGATTCATTAAGAGAAGAAGTCAAAACAAAAGGAATCCGTAATGGCTACCTTATGGCAATCGCACCTACAAGCTCTATTTCTATTTTAGTAGGAACAACCCAAACTATTGAGCCAATTTATAAACGCAAATGGTTTGAAGAAAATCTAAGTGGATTAATTCCAGTGGTCGCTCCTAATTTAAGTTTGGAAAATTGGAATTATTATACTTCTGCTTATGAAATTGATCAAACCCTTATTATTAAAGCTGCGGCAATCCGCCAAAAATGGATTGATCAGGGGCAAAGCACAAATATCTTTATTTCTTTAGATAAAGCAAGTGGTCGATATCTCAATGATATTTATAGCTTAGCTTGGAGATTAGGATTAAAATCAACTTATTATCTACGATCTCAAAGCGTTGAAGCAGAAAACACTACTAGTGCAATTGATAGAAGTATTGAATGTGAAGGCTGCCAATAA
- a CDS encoding PhoH family protein, translating to MSKTYLIDTSIILDDIENLFFLYQNGENHIAICDVTLSELDKKKDLNNQSGFFAREFFRNVLSDESKDSELLAINQDKIHCISFLSNNIKIPLHIIHRPKYKTYALDYGLNDARILEIARDYNLILLTNDISLKVYAISNNLISQSLMRDRIENPQAINFLHSFKAHKNSIKDSLEKDSNFAMLKNWSLFEITEEDNTDSSLYETGKRHYGVKLNNEFVELNFDKILEDKLYINPINLEQKFLYSLLTHPKNKVTICSGATGSGKTLIALQAGLHLLKKGEVNGIVYMRNTITANDKEAELGFRKGDEGQKLNYFMYPLFSAINFMITKMQKESLAKRIEYKGNANSILNKEATEYFIQKHNIEVMDIAHLRGTSIAKKFVIFDETQNASNATIKLVGTRMGEDSRIVFLGDPAQIDHPYLSKYRNGLVSLLNKAKHSDFLAGIILKQTIRSEIAAWFEDNFK from the coding sequence GTGAGTAAAACTTATCTTATTGACACTTCCATTATTTTAGATGATATAGAAAACCTTTTCTTTCTTTATCAAAATGGTGAAAATCATATCGCAATTTGTGATGTTACCTTAAGTGAATTGGATAAAAAGAAAGATTTAAATAACCAAAGCGGTTTTTTTGCAAGAGAATTTTTTAGAAATGTTTTAAGTGATGAATCAAAAGATTCTGAACTTTTAGCCATTAATCAAGACAAAATTCATTGCATTTCTTTTTTGTCTAATAACATTAAAATCCCTCTGCATATCATTCATCGTCCAAAATACAAAACTTACGCTCTAGATTATGGTCTTAATGATGCTAGGATTCTAGAAATAGCTAGGGATTATAATCTTATTTTATTGACTAATGATATTTCTCTTAAAGTTTATGCGATTTCTAATAATCTTATTTCTCAATCTCTTATGCGTGATAGGATTGAAAACCCTCAAGCCATTAACTTTTTACATTCTTTTAAGGCTCATAAAAATTCCATTAAAGATTCCCTAGAAAAAGATTCTAATTTTGCAATGCTTAAAAACTGGAGCTTATTTGAAATCACTGAAGAAGATAATACTGATAGTTCTCTTTATGAAACTGGTAAGAGACATTATGGAGTAAAGCTTAATAATGAATTTGTTGAATTGAATTTTGATAAAATTTTAGAAGATAAGCTTTATATTAACCCTATTAATTTGGAACAAAAATTTCTTTATTCTCTTTTAACTCATCCCAAAAATAAAGTAACCATTTGTAGTGGTGCTACAGGGAGTGGGAAAACACTCATTGCACTTCAAGCAGGATTACATTTACTTAAAAAAGGGGAAGTTAATGGGATTGTTTATATGCGAAATACTATTACAGCCAATGACAAAGAAGCAGAGCTTGGATTTCGCAAAGGCGATGAAGGGCAAAAATTAAATTATTTTATGTATCCTCTTTTTAGTGCTATTAATTTTATGATTACCAAAATGCAAAAAGAATCTTTGGCTAAAAGAATTGAATACAAAGGCAATGCTAATAGCATATTAAATAAAGAAGCAACAGAATATTTTATCCAAAAGCATAACATTGAAGTTATGGATATTGCACATTTGCGTGGAACAAGCATTGCTAAAAAATTTGTAATTTTTGATGAAACACAAAATGCTTCTAATGCAACAATTAAGCTTGTTGGAACAAGAATGGGAGAGGATTCTAGAATTGTTTTTTTAGGCGATCCTGCACAGATTGATCATCCTTATTTAAGTAAATATCGTAATGGCTTAGTTAGCCTACTTAATAAAGCCAAACATTCTGATTTCTTAGCTGGAATCATCCTTAAGCAAACGATTCGAAGTGAAATTGCCGCTTGGTTTGAAGATAATTTTAAGTAA
- the xseA gene encoding exodeoxyribonuclease VII large subunit, which translates to MQTLSVSELNSQIKGLLEATFLQVSVCGEVSNCTYHSSGHIYFSLKDKDSTLKCVMFRGNARYLKFKIEDGMDLILNGGITLFIPRGEYQLNCLSAIPSGVGELTLAYEQLKKEYEKKGYFLNKKPLPKFPKRVGLITSKSGAVLHDMLRVAQKRWNLVEFILFDTLVQGEGAKENIAKNIQMADSLNLDCLILARGGGSLEDLWAFNEPLVIEAIFLAKTPIVSAIGHEPDVVLSDFVADLRAPTPSAAMEILLPDKIEWLMRLDSMQKTMENKIQNLLEKKNKKLEYLEVLLQKNSFFEKIKNHKQQLLTLQKFLTQAIESKIIPHRYTLESTPLILEQKITKILANKINQIALLKAKLESKNPQNNQKTGYVYASFQGKPVLKLSEITPNCLLTLEDLSASVQVQVLDKKLIT; encoded by the coding sequence ATGCAAACTTTAAGTGTCAGTGAATTAAATTCACAGATTAAAGGCTTACTAGAAGCAACTTTTTTGCAAGTGAGTGTGTGTGGAGAGGTGAGCAATTGCACTTATCATTCTAGTGGGCATATTTATTTTTCACTCAAAGATAAAGATTCTACACTTAAATGCGTGATGTTTAGGGGAAATGCGCGTTATTTGAAATTTAAAATTGAAGATGGTATGGATTTGATTTTAAATGGGGGCATTACTCTTTTTATTCCGCGTGGAGAATACCAACTGAATTGCTTGAGTGCGATTCCAAGCGGTGTGGGTGAGCTGACACTAGCCTATGAGCAACTTAAAAAAGAATATGAGAAAAAAGGCTATTTTTTAAACAAAAAGCCCCTTCCAAAATTTCCCAAAAGAGTAGGGCTAATCACTTCAAAAAGTGGTGCGGTTTTGCACGATATGCTAAGAGTTGCACAAAAACGATGGAATCTTGTGGAATTTATTTTGTTTGATACTTTGGTGCAAGGAGAGGGTGCTAAAGAAAACATTGCTAAAAATATTCAAATGGCTGATTCTTTAAATCTTGATTGTCTCATTTTAGCTAGGGGTGGAGGGAGTTTAGAGGATTTATGGGCTTTTAATGAGCCTTTAGTGATTGAAGCAATTTTTTTAGCAAAAACTCCTATTGTTTCTGCTATTGGACATGAGCCAGATGTAGTTTTAAGTGATTTTGTCGCTGATTTGCGCGCGCCAACGCCTAGTGCTGCTATGGAAATCTTATTGCCCGATAAGATAGAATGGCTTATGCGACTTGATTCTATGCAAAAAACTATGGAAAATAAAATCCAAAACCTTTTAGAGAAAAAAAATAAAAAATTAGAATATTTGGAAGTTTTATTGCAAAAAAATTCTTTTTTTGAGAAAATCAAAAATCATAAACAACAACTTTTAACTTTGCAAAAATTCCTTACACAAGCTATTGAATCAAAAATAATTCCGCATCGTTATACTCTAGAATCAACCCCTTTAATTTTAGAGCAAAAAATAACCAAGATTCTAGCAAACAAGATTAATCAAATCGCACTCCTAAAGGCAAAGTTAGAATCTAAAAATCCACAAAACAATCAAAAAACGGGCTATGTTTATGCAAGTTTTCAAGGCAAACCTGTTTTGAAACTTAGCGAAATCACGCCAAATTGCCTATTAACCCTAGAAGATTTAAGCGCAAGTGTGCAAGTTCAAGTTTTAGATAAAAAACTTATTACTTAA